From the genome of Metarhizium brunneum chromosome 4, complete sequence, one region includes:
- the PAP6_1 gene encoding Purple acid phosphatase 6, translating into MVLLLDVAAAILVLTIRAAAASDIYPPKPVDLTTPVQQRIAIYGPNHVSIGWNTYQRLSKPCVQYGTGNDALTQEACSNMSETYSTSRTWSNTVIMEGLKPATMYYYKIVSTNSSIDHFTSPRAAGDTTPFAMDVVIDLGVYGTDGFTTDKRDTIPKIEPALNHSTIGRLADTIDDYEFIIHPGDFAYADNWYERHKNRLHGEAAYQSILEQFYQQLAPIAGRKPYMASPGNHEATCDITRHVSGDCPLGQTNFTDFMHRFGATLPTAFPSSSSNATARARAVTAQKLARPPFWYSFEYGMAHVVMIDTETDFHEAPDGPGGSTGDNDGPFGSPNQQLDFIEADLASVDRTVTPWLIVAGHRPWYTTSGGEACLPCQKAFEPLLYKYGVDLAIFGHVHNSQRMLPVYKGIADPNGMRNPKAPMYIIAGGAGNIEGLRPIGKNVSYNAFAYADDFSFAKVSFKDKQNLQVDFIRSRTGEVLDTSVLYKEHAETAPFSDDESTSLAGRSMAWLEIVVMVILVIL; encoded by the exons ATGGTTTTGCTCCTCGACGTGGCTGCAGCAATCCTGGTCTTGACGATTCGtgcagcagcggcatctGATATATATCCACCGAAACCAGTCGACTTGACAACTCCTGTCCAACAGCGCATTGCCATATATGGTCCAAATC ATGTCTCTATTGGCTGGAACACGTATCAGCGGCTGAGCAAGCCATGCGTTCAGTATGGCACCGGAAACGATGCTCTAACACAGGAAGCTTGCTCAAACATGTCTGAGACGTACTCAACATCGCGAACATGGTCCAACACTGTCATTATGGAAGGGCTGAAGCCCGCAACCATGTATTATTACAAGATTGTGTCCACCAACTCCAGCATTGATCACTTTACCAGTCCACGAGCAGCTGGCGACACGACCCCCTTCGCCATGGACGTTGTAATTGACCTGGGCGTCTACGGAACCGACGGCTTCACAACCGATAAGAGAGATACCATTCCAAAGATTGAGCCTGCGCTCAACCATTCCACCATTGGCAGACTTGCTGACACTATTGACGACTATGAGTTCATTATACATCCCGGTGATTTTGCCTACGCTGACAACTGGTACGAGAGGCACAAAAATCGGCTGCACGGGGAGGCAGCGTACCAATCTATCCTGGAACAATTTTACCAGCAGTTGGCTCCCATTGCCGGCCGTAAACCATACATGGCCAGTCCTGGCAACCATGAAGCAACCTGCGATATAACCCGTCACGTAAGCGGAGACTGCCCCTTGGGCCAAACCAACTTCACAGACTTCATGCACCGATTCGGCGCCACCTTGCCCACGGCTTtcccatcctcgtcatctaATGCCACTGCTAGGGCCAGAGCTGTGACAGCGCAGAAGCTGGCGCGGCCACCATTTTGGTACTCTTTCGAATATGGCATGGCCCATGTTGTCATGATTGATACCGAGACGGACTTTCATGAGGCCCCAGATGGCCCTGGTGGTTCGACCGGTGACAACGACGGCCCCTTTGGCTCGCCAAACCAGCAACTGGACTTCATCGAAGCCGACCTGGCGTCCGTAGATCGTACAGTTACCCCTTGGCTCATCGTCGCAGGCCACCGACCCTGGTACACGACAAGCGGAGGAGAAGCATGTCTGCCATGCCAGAAGGCGTTCGAGCCACTGCTGTACAAGTATGGTGTAGATCTAGCCATTTTTGGTCACGTACACAACTCACAGCGCATGTTGCCTGTGTACAAGGGCATTGCAGATCCAAATGGCATGAGAAACCCGAAGGCGCCCATGTATATCATAGCAGGCGGGGcgggaaacattgaaggcttgCGGCCAATAGGCAAAAATGTCTCATACAATGCATTTGCGTACGCGGATGACTTTAGTTTCGCCAAGGTGTCGTTCAAGGACAAACAGAATCTACAAGTCGACTTTATCAGGTCAAGGACGGGGGAAGTACTTGACACAAGCGTGTTGTACAAGGAGCATGCGGAAACGGCCCCCTTTTCAGACGATGAGTCTACTTCACTAGCCGGGAGGAGTATGGCATGGCTGGAGATTGTTGTGATGGTCATACTTGTGATtctataa